The following proteins come from a genomic window of Meles meles chromosome 1, mMelMel3.1 paternal haplotype, whole genome shotgun sequence:
- the CROCC gene encoding rootletin isoform X1 yields the protein MSLGLEEPLEAPLALETVIQTLESSVLRTGQEEGLSVQDPAQDSLRTAGLPARIREIVTRHLSQPESQAPLPAPEMASVRSLQEENQLLQQELSRVEDLLAQSRAERDELAIKYNAVSERLEQAVQLEAGELEAPEPRGLVRQSVELRRQLQEEQASYRRKLQAYQEGQQRQAQLVQRLQAKTLQYRKKCSELEQQLLERSTELEQQRLRDTEHSHDLESALVRLEEEQQRSASLAQVNSMLREQLDQANSANQALSEDIRKVTADWTRCRKELEQREAAWRREEESFNTYFSNEHSRLLLLWRQVVGVRRLVSEVKMSTERDLLHLGGELARTSRAIQEADLGLSTGLHLAESRAEAALEKQALLQLQLDEQLRDKVLQEKELAQLQVQSNLDKASLSARVTELARTVERLQNQNLEKDRLNKALSEKLEALESLRLQEQAALETEDGEGLQQTLRDLAQAVLSDMESGVQLSGSERTADASDGSLRGLSGPRTPSPPRRSSPARGRSPRRGPSPACSDSSTLALIHSALHKRQLQIQDMRGRYEASQDLLGTLRKQLSDSEGERRGLEEQLQRLRDETSGATQAHEDAQREAQRLRSTVDLLSREKDSLACSLQAAQQQAEELRQEREKLQAAQEELRRQRDRLEEEREDTAQDSTRARRELERSHRQLEQLEGKRSGLAKELVAVREALSSAALQRDMLQAEKAEVAEALTKAEAGRVELELSVTKLRVEEASLRDSLSKLSALNESLAQDKLGLNRLVAQLEEEKAALLGRQRQVEQEASLAREEQERLQQLRLEQEVEQQGLQGSLRVAEQAREALEFQLPALRQERSRLQEQLAQLSRQLSGREHELEQARRETQRQVEALERAAREKEALAKERAGLAVQLAAAEREGRTLSEEATRLRLEKEALENSLFEVQRQLAQLEARREQLEADGQALLLAKEALTGELAGLRQQMTIAEQKAALDRELMARKLVQAEREAQASLREQRTAHEEDLQRLQREKEAAWRELEAERAQLQNQLQREREELLARLEAEKEELSEEIAGLQQERDEGLLLAESEKQQALSLKESEKTALSEKLLGTQHSLAAISLEMERQKRDAQSRQEQDRSTVNALTSELRDLRAELEEATAAHAQEVKRLQEQAQNLDRQRESSAREAEELRTQLRLLEDARDGLRRELLEAQRKVREGQDGREAQRQEASELRRSLSEGVQEREALRRSNEELRAAVKKAESERISLKLANEDKEQKLALLADARVAVGKEAEELRAGLQEVERSRLEARRELQELRRQMKILDSENARLGRELVELQGRLTLGERAEKEGRREALGLRQKLLKGEANLEAMRQELQGAQRKLQEQEGEFRARERGLLGSLEEARSAEKQQLDHGRSLELKLEAVRAEAAELGLRLSAAEGRAQGLEAELARVEAQRRAAEAQLGGLRSALRRGLGLGRSPSPAPLPSPGSPARSAPAGGSGEGLYSPSPLEHSPGSEPPSPGPATSPASPDLDPEAVRGALRDFLQELRSTQRQRDELRAQMSTQSRQLAEMEAERDNATSRVRQLQKAVAESEEARRGVDGRLSGAQAQLAEQEESVRRSERERRAALDQVATLERSLQATESELRASQEKISKMKANEVKLESDKRRLKEVLDASESRTIKLELQRRSLEGELQRSRLGLSDREAQAQALQDRVDSLQRQVADSEVKAGTLQLTVNRLSGALAKVEESEGALRDKVQGLTEALAQNNASLTSTQEKNLHLQKALTACEHDRQVLQERLEAARQALSEARKQSSSLAEQVQTMRGELADLELQRAEAEGQLRQLQEVLRQRQEAEAAALQTVQKLRDERRLLQERLDGLQGALGQLEVEKREVERSALRLEKDRLALKRMLDKVEREKLRSHEDTVRLNVERGRLDRTLTGAELELAEAQKQIQLLEAQVVALEAQSPAQLEAEEQQQRELQQEVERLRSAQVQTERTLEARERAHRQRVRGLEEQVSTLKGQLEQEFRRSSASFSPMSGPAGE from the exons ACCCTGGAGAGCAGCGTCCTGAGAACAGGCCAGGAGGAGGGCCTGAGCGTGCAGGACCCGGCCCAGGACTCTCTCAGGACCGCCGGCCTGCCCGCCCGCATCAGAGAGATTGTCACCCGCCACCTCTCCCAGCCTGAGAGCCAAG CCCCGCTGCCCGCCCCGGAGATGGCATCAGTGCGCTCACTGCAGGAGGAGAACCAGTTGCTGCAGCAGGAGCTGTCCCGCGTGGAGGACCTGCTCGCCCAGAGCCGTGCGGAGCGCGATGAGCTGGCCATCAAGTACAACGCGGTCAGCGAGAGG CTGGAGCAGGCtgtgcagctggaggctggggagctGGAAGCGCCCGAGCCCAGGGGGCTGGTGCGGCAGAGCGTGGAGCTGCGGAGGCAGCTGCAGGAGGAGCAGGCCTCCTACCGGCGCAAGCTGCAGGCCTACCAGGAGGGTCAGCAGCGGCAGGCCCAGCTTGTGCAGCGGCTGCAGGCCAAG ACCCTCCAGTATAGGAAGAAGTGCTCGGAGCTGGAGCAGCAGCTGCTGGAGAGATCCACAGAGCTGGAGCAGCAGCGGCTGAGG GACACGGAGCACAGCCATGACCTGGAGAGCGCCCTTGTCCGcctggaggaggagcagcagag GAGTGCCAGCCTGGCCCAGGTGAACTCCATGCTCCGAGAGCAGCTGGACCAGGCAAACTCGGCCAACCAGGCTCTGAGTGAGGACATACGCAAGGTGACCGCCGACTGGACACGCTGTCGGAAGGAGCTGGAGCAGCGGGAGGCCGCGTGGAGGCGTGAGGAAGAG TCCTTCAACACGTACTTCAGCAATGAGCACAGCCGCCTGCTCCTCCTCTGGAGGCAGGTTGTGGGGGTCCGTCGGCTGGTCAGCGAGGTGAAGATGTCCACCGAGAG AGACCTGCTGCATTTGGGAGGGGAGCTGGCCCGGACCTCAAGAGCCATCCAGGAGGCGGACCTGGGGCTGAGCACCGGCTTGCATCTGGCCGAGAGCCGGGCCGAGGCGGCCCTGGAGAAGCAGGCGCTGCTACAGCTACAGCTGGACGAGCAGCTGCGGGACAAGGTGCTCCAGGAGAAGGAGCTGGCCCAGCTGCAGGTGCAGAGCAACCTGGACAAGGCCAGTCTCAGTGCCAG AGTGACCGAGCTGGCCCGGACAGTGGAGCGCCTTCAGAACCAGAATCTGGAGAAGGATCGGCTCAACAAGGCCCTGAGCGAGAAGCTTGAGGCCCTG GAATCCCTGCGGCTCCAGGAGCAGGCGGCCCTGGAGACAGAGGACGGAGAGGGGCTGCAGcagaccctgcgggacctggcaCAG GCCGTGCTGTCGGACATGGAGAGCGGGGTCCAGCTAAGCGGCTCTGAGCGCACGGCGGATGCATCGGACGGCAGCCTGCGGGGGCTCTCGGGCCCCCGGACCCCCTCCCCGCCGCGGCGTTCCTCGCCGGCCCGCGGCCGATCCCCGCGCCGAGGCCCATCCCCAGCCTGCTCCGACTCCTCCACACTCGCCCTGATCCACTCGGCCCTGCACAAGCGCCAGCTGCAGATTCAG GACATGCGTGGGCGCTATGAGGCCAGCCAGGACCTCCTGGGCACCCTGCGGAAGCAGCTCAGTGACAGCGAGGGTGAGCGCCGCGGCCTGGAGGAGCAGCTGCAGCGTCTGCGGGACGAGACCAGCGGGGCCACCCAGGCTCACGAGGATGCCCAGCGTGAGGCCCAGCGTCTGCGGAGCACCGTGGACCTTCTGAGCAG GGAGAAGGACAGCCTGGCCTGCAGCCTGCAGGCAGCCCAGCAGCAGGCCGAGGAGCTGCGGCAGGAGCGGGAGAAGCTGCAGGCGGCGCAGGAGGAGCTGAGGCGCCAGCGGGACCGGCTGGAGGAGGAGCGGGAGGACACGGCGCAGGACAGCACACGGGCTCGCAGGGAGCTGGAGCGCAG CCACAGACAGCTAGAGCAGCTGGAAGGGAAGCGCTCGGGGCTGGCGAAGGAGCTGGTGGCCGTGAGGGAGGCGCTGAGCTCTGCCGCGCTGCAGCGGGACATGCTGCAGGCGGAGAAGGCCGAGGTGGCCGAGGCGCTGACCAAG GCGGAGGCCGGCCGCGTGGAGCTCGAGCTCTCGGTGACCAAGCTGAGAGTGGAGGAGGCCTCGCTGCGGGACTCCTTGTCCAAGCTGAGTGCCCTCAACGAAAGCCTCGCGCAGGACAAGCTGGGTCTGAACCGCCTTGTCGCCCAG CTCGAAGAGGAGAAGGCCGCCCTGCTGGGCCGGCAGCGGCAGGTGGAGCAGGAGGCCTCCTTGGCGCGGGAGGAGCAGGAGCGGCTGCAGCAGCTGCGGCTGGAGCAGGAGGTGGAGCAGCAGGGCCTGCAGGGCTCCCTGCGGGTGGCAGAGCAGGCCCGGGAGGCCCTGGAGTTCCAGCTTCCCGCGCTGCGCCAGGAGCGCTCCCGGCTGCAGGAGCAGCTGGCCCAG ctctCCCGGCAGCTGAGCGGGCGGGAGCACGAGCTGGAGCAGGCGCGGAGGGAGACGCAGCGGCAGGTGGAGGCGCTGGAGCGGGCGGCCCGGGAGAAGGAGGCACTGGCCAAGGAGCGGGCCGGCCTGGCGGTGCAGCTGGCGGCCGCTGAGCGAGAAGGCCGGACCCTGTCGGAGGAGGCCACTCGCTTACG CCTGGAGAAGGAAGCCCTGGAGAATAGCCTGTTCGAGGTGCAGCGGCAGCTGGCGCAGCTCGAGGCCCGCCGGGAGCAGCTGGAAGCCGACGGCCAGGCCCTGCTGCTGGCCAAGGAAGCCCTGACCG GGGAGCTGGCAGGCCTGCGGCAACAGATGACAATTGCAGAGCAGAAGGCGGCTCTGGACAGGGAGCTGATGGCACGGAAGCTGGTGCAGGCGGAGCGGGAGGCCCAGGCCTCTCTACGGGAGCAGCGGACGGCCCACGAGGAGGACTTGCAACGACTGCAGCGAGAGAAG GAGGCAGCCTGGCGGGAGCTGGAAGCCGAGCGGGCCCAGCTGCAGAACCAGCTGCAGCGGGAGCGGGAGGAGCTGCTGGCGCGGCTGGAGGCGGAGAAGGAGGAGCTGAGCGAAGAGATCGCGGGCCTGCAGCAGGAGCGGGACGAGGGCCTCCTCCTGGCCGAGAGTGAGAAGCAGCAG gcCCTGTCCCTGAAGGAGTCCGAGAAGACGGCACTGTCAGAGAAGCTGCTGGGCACACAGCACAGCCTGGCTGCCATCTCCCTGGAGATGGAGCGGCAGAAGAGAGATGCTCAGAGCCGGCAGGAGCAGGACCGG AGCACCGTGAACGCCCTGACATCCGAGCTGCGGGACCTGCGGGCCGAGCTGGAGGAGGCCACTGCTGCCCACGCCCAGGAGGTGAAGAGGCTACAAGAACAGGCCCAAAACCTGGACAGGCAGCGGGAATCCTCCGCGCGCGAG GCAGAAGAGCTTCGGACGCAGCTGCGCCTGCTGGAGGATGCCCGGGACGGGCTGCGGCGGGAGCTGCTGGAGGCCCAGCGCAAGGTGCGGGAGGGGCAGGATGGCCGCGAGGCCCAGCGCCAGGAGGCCAGCGAGCTGCGGCGCAGCCTGAGCGAGGGCGTCCAGGAGCGCGAGGCCCTGCGGCGGTCCAACGAGGAGCTGCGGGCCGCCGTGAAGAAGGCCGAGAGCGAACGAATCAG CCTGAAGCTTGCCAACGAGGACAAGGAGCAGAAGCTGGCACTGCTCGCGGACGCGCGGGTGGCCGTGGGCAAGGAGGCCGAGGAGCTGCGGGCCGGGCTGCAGGAGGTGGAGCGCTCCCGACTGGAGGCCCGCAGGGAGCTGCAGGAGCTCCGGCGGCAG ATGAAGATCCTGGACAGTGAGAACGCCAGGCTGGGCCGGGAGCTAGTGGAGTTGCAGGGTCGCCTGACGCTGGGCGAGCGGGCAGAAAAGGAGGGCCGGCGGGAGGCCCTGGGCCTCCGACAGAAGCTGCTGAAGGGCGAGGCCAACTTGGAGGCCATGCGGCAGGAG CTCCAGGGGGCCCAGAGGAAGCTGCAGGAGCAAGAGGGCGAGTTCCGGGCCCGAGAGCGAGGCCTgctgggctccctggaggaggcgcGCAGTGCTGAGAAGCAGCAGTTGGACCACGGCCGCAGCCTGGAGCTGAAGCTGGAGGCGGTGCGGGCCGAGGCCGCGGAGCTGGGGCTGCGGCTGAGCGCGGCGGAAGGTCGGGCTCAAGGCCTGGAGGCCGAGCTGGCCCGTGTGGAGGCGCAGCGGCGCGCAGCTGAGGCCCAGCTGGGCGGCCTGCGCTCAGCCCTGCGccggggcctgggcctggggcgcTCCCCCAGCCCGGCCCCGCTGCCCTCGCCCGGGTCCCCCGCCCGGAGTGCGCCCGCTGGag GAAGCGGCGAAGGGCTCTATAGCCCCAGCCCCTTGGAACACAGCCCTGGGTCTGAGCCACCATCCCCCGGACCTGCCACCTCCCCGGCATCCCCAGACCTGGACCCTGAGGCGGTGCGGGGGGCCCTCCGGGATTTCCTGCAGGAGCTACGGAGCACGCAGAGACAACGG GACGAGCTTCGGGCTCAGATGAGCACCCAGAGTCGCCAGCTGGCcgagatggaggcagagagggacaACGCAACGTCACGGGTGAGGCAGCTGCAGAAGGCTGTGGCCGAGAGTGAAGAAG CCCGGCGAGGGGTGGACGGCCGGCTGAGCGGGGCACAGGCGCAGTTGGCGGAACAGGAGGAGAGTGTGCGGCGCAGCGAGCGGGAGCGCCGGGCCGCCCTGGACCAGGTGGCTACCCTGGAGAGGAGCCTGCAGGCCACGGAGAGTGAGCTCCGGGCCAGCCAG GAGAAGATCAGCAAGATGAAGGCCAACGAGGTGAAGCTGGAGAGCGACAAGCGGCGCCTGAAGGAGGTGCTGGATGCCTCCGAGAGCCGCACCATCAAGCTGGAGCTGCAGCGGCGCTCGCTTGAGGGGGAGCTGCAGCGCAGCCGCCTGGGTCTGAGTGACCgtgaggcccaggcccaggccctgcAGGACCGGGTGGACTCCCTGCAGAGACAG GTGGCAGACAGTGAGGTGAAGGCAGGGACCCTGCAGCTGACAGTGAATCGGCTGAGTGGGGCTCTGGCCAAGGTGGAGGAGAGCGAGGGGGCCTTGAGGGACAAGGTGCAGGGCCTGACCGAAGCCTTGGCCCAGAATAATGCCAGCCTTACCAGCACGCAGGAAAAGAATCTGCACCTACAGAAGGCCCTCACTGCCTGCGAACATGACCGCCAAGTGCTCCAA GAACGGCTGGAAGCCGCCCGGCAGGCGTTATCCGAGGCACGCAAGCAGAGCAGCTCCCTGGCTGAGCAGGTGCAGACGATGCGGGGTGAGCTGGCGGACCTGGAGCTGCAGCGGGCGGAGGCGGAGGGCCAGCTGCGACAGCTCCAGGAG GTGCTGCGGCAGCGCCAGGAGGCTGAGGCTGCAGCCCTGCAAACAGTCCAGAAGCTGCGGGACGAGCGGCGGCTACTGCAGGAGCGCCTGGACGGCCTGCAGGGCGCCCTCGGCCAGCTGGAGGTCGAGAAGCGGGAGGTGGAACGGTCAGCGCTGCGGCTGGAGAAGGACCGCCTGGCCCTCAAGAGGATGCTGGACAAG GTGGAGCGCGAGAAGCTTCGCAGCCACGAGGACACAGTGCGGCTGAATGTGGAGAGGGGCCGCCTGGACCGCACGCTCACGGGGGCCGAGCTGGAACTGGCTGAGGCCCAGAAGCAGATCCAGCTGCTGGAG GCCCAGGTGGTGGCCCTGGAGGCCCAGAGCCCGGCCCAGCTGGAGGCcgaggagcagcagcagcgggaGCTGCAGCAGGAGGTGGAGCGCCTGCGCAGTGCCCAGGTGCAGACAGAGCGCACGCTGGAGGCGCGGGAGCGGGCCCACCGGCAGCGGGTGCGGGGCCTGGAGGAGCAG